One stretch of Desulfovibrio sp. JC010 DNA includes these proteins:
- the cbiR gene encoding cobamide remodeling phosphodiesterase CbiR, which yields MSIFLNNIEFPFQLAAPSWVIPGTVAENCRFLAGKVDEIALLFFETEPCLGYTDADLPHELAESGLSFHIHHPLDLPWDEGGARVAEIVLGLSEKAAHLNPLAHVVHPPQAGPQAARRIREFAAGISEGGIKPGSVLFENIKENSLIGLTGLIADNGMKICLDLGHILAYAQDDLLREPEMSGLVSMLHLNAPGKNGKHLGLEHLDSNGLESLGILLDLLSAGGTVTVEVFEEESFFNSLQLLSDYCTSRNVK from the coding sequence ATGTCCATTTTTTTGAATAATATTGAATTCCCTTTTCAATTGGCAGCACCTTCATGGGTCATACCCGGAACCGTGGCTGAGAACTGCCGTTTTCTTGCGGGCAAAGTTGACGAGATCGCGTTACTGTTCTTTGAGACCGAGCCCTGTCTTGGATATACCGATGCTGATCTGCCTCATGAGTTGGCGGAGAGCGGACTTTCTTTCCACATCCACCATCCCCTTGATCTGCCGTGGGATGAAGGGGGCGCGCGGGTGGCGGAAATTGTGCTGGGCTTGAGTGAAAAGGCGGCGCATTTGAATCCGCTTGCCCACGTTGTGCATCCGCCGCAGGCCGGACCGCAGGCTGCGCGCAGGATCAGGGAGTTTGCAGCAGGTATTTCCGAAGGCGGCATAAAGCCCGGGAGTGTGCTTTTTGAGAATATCAAAGAGAACTCGCTGATCGGCCTGACCGGGCTGATTGCTGATAACGGCATGAAAATATGCCTTGATCTGGGGCACATACTGGCTTACGCACAGGATGACCTTCTGCGTGAACCGGAAATGTCCGGTCTTGTTTCCATGCTGCATCTCAATGCGCCCGGTAAAAACGGAAAACATCTGGGGCTTGAACATCTTGATAGCAACGGTCTGGAAAGCTTAGGTATTCTGCTTGATTTACTTAGTGCAGGCGGAACGGTGACTGTAGAGGTCTTTGAAGAAGAATCCTTTTTTAACTCACTGCAATTATTGAGTGATTATTGTACTTCAAGAAATGTAAAGTAA
- a CDS encoding UvrD-helicase domain-containing protein, translated as MERFIADLHIHSRFSRATSKALDPRLLAAWARVKGIDVIGTGDFTHPEWLAEIEDQLVEDGSGLLHLREPQGLEESIDWVDGPFAGQTRFMLQTEISSIYKKFGKTRKVHNLVYMPDIESVKKFNAKLDTIGNLNSDGRPILGLDSKDLLEIVLETNDKAFLIPAHIWTPWFSLFGAKSGFDSVEECYGDLASEIFAMETGLSSDPEMNSYISALDKYRMVSNSDAHSGENLGREANVFSGAMSYEGIYRALRGEGLGHKFMGTIEFFPEEGKYHMDGHRKCGIMLDPHESKMRGGICPVCGKPLTMGVYSRVMELADRDEPQQPKGQPGFDSLVPLKELISEVVGTGPKTKKVLGVYAPLIKEFGSEFTILQQVPVEDLKRHNVHLAEGIRRMREGQVIRNPGFDGQYGTISVFSAQERDEIVNGVKLMVVRKPKGDLDDARPEAEVVKASAEPQEEEPAVVRFNEAQKKAIEAGPEPVLVIAGPGTGKTQTLMGRIKFLLERGTRARRILSLTFTRKAAEEMNERMRNMLGEDEVLPRADTLHALALEYWASAFDHDPIILNEETARRVFARANPELTGPKLKFAWESINLCRETMEPLSEGPAEILGNYTRQKDQYNLVDYTDLLEFWLSELKSDKYVRTFTHVLVDEVQDLSPLQLAIVHRLAGEDGEGLFAIGDPDQSIYGFRGAAGDVANRFRAFWENLIRITLEDNYRSAQGILDASASVLEDPPQLKAHRNFDAEIQLFSAPDSTREASWIGERIKQLIGATSHSLVDAGEVGSLSPGDIAVLVRFKALIGPIESMLKRQGIPCSVPETESFWHDPRVEVLLAAARRMLGFAEKADEEVPEVPEKIIARGPLGLSAYLTDMPPFDQLFWESKPFRDMVKGYKEHGGWSGLLNWIHMQNDLDQVRSKAEKVRIMSMHAAKGLEFEAVFLAGLDDGIVPFAGPDILTGKISGDGPLVQEDTEEERRLLYVGMTRARRSLYMSHAGKRPLYGRTLMLPVSRFLKNLPDVVKKSAMVARKVQKEKKISLLDM; from the coding sequence ATGGAAAGATTTATAGCCGACCTGCATATCCACTCCAGATTTTCACGTGCCACCAGCAAAGCCTTGGACCCGCGACTTTTGGCCGCCTGGGCGAGGGTTAAGGGCATTGATGTTATCGGTACGGGGGATTTTACCCATCCCGAATGGCTGGCCGAAATCGAAGATCAATTGGTGGAGGACGGCTCCGGCCTGCTTCACCTGCGCGAGCCGCAGGGGCTGGAGGAATCCATCGACTGGGTGGACGGACCGTTCGCCGGACAGACCCGCTTCATGCTCCAGACCGAAATCAGCTCCATTTATAAGAAATTCGGCAAAACCCGCAAAGTTCACAACCTCGTCTACATGCCCGATATTGAGTCGGTTAAGAAATTTAACGCCAAGCTCGATACCATTGGCAACCTCAATTCAGACGGCCGTCCCATTCTGGGGCTGGACAGCAAAGACCTGCTGGAAATCGTCCTTGAAACCAACGACAAAGCCTTTCTCATTCCCGCACACATCTGGACCCCGTGGTTCTCTCTCTTCGGAGCCAAGTCCGGCTTTGATTCCGTGGAAGAATGTTACGGCGATCTGGCTTCTGAAATTTTCGCCATGGAAACCGGACTTTCGTCCGATCCGGAAATGAATTCCTATATTTCAGCTCTTGATAAATACCGCATGGTCTCCAACTCCGATGCCCATTCCGGTGAAAATCTGGGCCGTGAGGCTAATGTTTTCAGCGGGGCCATGTCCTATGAAGGTATTTACCGTGCCTTGAGGGGCGAAGGACTGGGCCATAAATTCATGGGTACCATTGAGTTCTTCCCGGAAGAGGGCAAGTACCATATGGACGGGCACCGCAAATGCGGCATCATGCTTGATCCCCATGAATCCAAGATGCGCGGTGGAATCTGTCCGGTCTGCGGCAAGCCGTTGACCATGGGCGTTTATTCGCGGGTCATGGAACTGGCGGACCGTGATGAGCCGCAGCAGCCCAAGGGGCAGCCCGGTTTTGATTCACTGGTGCCGCTGAAGGAACTTATTTCAGAGGTGGTGGGCACCGGACCCAAAACCAAGAAGGTGCTCGGCGTCTATGCCCCGCTGATCAAGGAATTCGGTTCGGAATTTACCATTTTGCAGCAGGTCCCGGTTGAGGATTTGAAGCGTCACAACGTTCATCTTGCCGAAGGCATCCGGCGCATGCGTGAGGGGCAGGTTATCCGTAATCCCGGTTTTGACGGGCAGTACGGAACCATTTCCGTTTTCAGTGCGCAGGAACGCGATGAGATCGTCAACGGCGTGAAGCTGATGGTGGTCCGCAAGCCCAAAGGCGACCTTGATGATGCCAGGCCGGAAGCCGAAGTGGTTAAAGCTTCCGCCGAGCCGCAGGAAGAGGAGCCCGCTGTGGTCCGTTTCAACGAGGCCCAGAAAAAGGCCATCGAAGCGGGGCCGGAACCGGTGCTGGTCATTGCCGGACCGGGAACGGGCAAGACCCAGACGCTTATGGGACGCATTAAATTTCTGCTGGAGCGTGGAACCCGCGCCCGGCGTATTCTTTCCCTGACCTTTACCCGCAAGGCCGCCGAGGAAATGAACGAGCGCATGCGCAACATGCTCGGCGAGGATGAAGTGCTGCCCCGTGCGGACACTTTGCACGCTCTGGCCCTTGAGTACTGGGCTTCGGCCTTTGATCACGATCCCATTATTTTGAATGAGGAAACAGCGCGCCGCGTCTTTGCCAGAGCCAATCCGGAACTTACCGGTCCCAAGCTTAAGTTCGCATGGGAATCCATCAACCTCTGCCGCGAGACCATGGAGCCGCTTAGCGAAGGTCCGGCGGAAATTCTGGGTAATTACACCCGTCAGAAAGATCAGTACAACCTTGTGGATTACACCGACCTGCTGGAATTCTGGCTTTCGGAGCTTAAATCCGACAAGTATGTGCGGACTTTTACCCACGTGCTGGTGGATGAGGTGCAGGACTTGTCGCCTCTGCAGCTGGCAATTGTACACCGTCTTGCGGGCGAGGACGGGGAGGGACTTTTCGCCATCGGCGACCCGGACCAGTCCATTTACGGATTTCGTGGTGCTGCCGGGGATGTGGCTAACCGTTTCCGCGCTTTCTGGGAAAATCTGATCCGGATTACCCTTGAAGATAACTACCGTTCGGCGCAGGGTATTCTGGATGCTTCGGCATCAGTGCTTGAAGATCCGCCGCAGCTGAAGGCCCATAGAAATTTTGATGCTGAGATTCAACTTTTTTCCGCTCCTGACAGTACTCGTGAAGCTTCGTGGATCGGTGAGCGCATCAAGCAGCTCATCGGGGCCACCAGTCATTCTCTTGTGGATGCAGGGGAGGTCGGTTCACTCAGTCCCGGAGATATCGCGGTGCTGGTCCGTTTTAAAGCGTTGATCGGCCCCATCGAATCCATGCTCAAGCGGCAGGGCATTCCGTGCAGCGTGCCGGAGACCGAGAGCTTCTGGCATGATCCGCGGGTGGAGGTGCTTCTGGCCGCTGCCCGGCGTATGCTGGGTTTTGCCGAGAAAGCTGATGAGGAAGTGCCGGAAGTACCGGAGAAAATCATTGCCCGTGGTCCGCTGGGGCTTTCCGCTTACCTGACCGACATGCCGCCTTTTGACCAGCTTTTCTGGGAAAGCAAGCCTTTTCGGGATATGGTCAAGGGATATAAGGAGCACGGCGGCTGGTCCGGCCTGCTGAACTGGATTCACATGCAGAATGATCTCGATCAGGTACGCAGCAAGGCTGAGAAAGTGCGTATCATGTCCATGCATGCGGCTAAAGGGCTGGAGTTCGAGGCTGTTTTTCTGGCCGGGCTGGATGACGGCATTGTGCCTTTTGCCGGACCGGATATTCTGACCGGGAAGATTTCCGGGGACGGTCCGCTGGTGCAGGAAGATACCGAGGAAGAACGCAGACTGCTCTATGTAGGCATGACCCGCGCCCGCAGGAGTCTTTACATGTCCCACGCGGGCAAAAGGCCGCTTTACGGGCGGACGCTGATGCTGCCTGTCTCCAGATTTTTGAAGAATCTGCCTGATGTGGTGAAGAAGTCGGCGATGGTTGCACGAAAGGTTCAGAAGGAGAAGAAAATCAGCCTGCTGGATATGTAG
- a CDS encoding bifunctional oligoribonuclease/PAP phosphatase NrnA, with protein MAYFKQLEDQLQDLLALCKKDERWLVVVNADPDSLASAMAFKRIIGRRVAEVGIAHINEVKRLDNLAMMHYLRIPAQRMIPTLVAQYDRFAILDSQPHHHPDFEGLKFSVIIDHHPLPAEPYPHAEYVDIRPKYAANCTMMTEYLYNLKIRPAKLLATALLYGIKTDTQSFERPFIDDDVKAFRYLTKYADMDLIKRITRSEIHPDWLRYFSRAFYNLRRIGPGLFSHIGKVENPDTLVILADFLMRVHGVSWDVVSGIYEDTLVVIFRGDGMRKDMGKYASKLFNDIGSAGGHKAAARAEVKLEALEDADPESFVLKKLTKGKKTVKRI; from the coding sequence ATGGCTTATTTTAAACAGCTTGAAGATCAGCTTCAGGATTTGCTTGCCCTTTGCAAAAAGGACGAACGCTGGCTGGTAGTGGTTAATGCCGACCCGGATTCCCTTGCTTCGGCAATGGCTTTTAAACGCATTATCGGCCGCAGGGTTGCCGAGGTGGGCATTGCCCATATCAATGAGGTTAAACGCCTTGATAACCTCGCCATGATGCACTACCTGCGCATTCCGGCCCAGCGGATGATTCCCACTCTTGTGGCTCAGTATGACAGGTTTGCTATCCTCGATTCCCAGCCGCACCATCATCCGGATTTCGAGGGCCTTAAATTTTCCGTGATAATCGACCATCATCCCTTGCCGGCTGAGCCGTACCCCCATGCGGAGTACGTGGATATCCGTCCCAAGTATGCAGCCAACTGCACCATGATGACCGAGTATCTTTACAACCTGAAAATCCGCCCGGCCAAACTGCTGGCCACCGCGCTGCTTTACGGTATTAAAACCGATACCCAGAGTTTTGAGCGTCCCTTTATTGACGATGATGTCAAGGCTTTCAGATACTTGACAAAATATGCGGACATGGACCTCATTAAGCGTATTACCCGTAGCGAAATACATCCCGACTGGCTGCGTTATTTTTCCCGCGCTTTTTACAATCTGCGGCGTATCGGGCCCGGTCTTTTTTCCCATATCGGCAAGGTGGAAAATCCGGATACACTGGTTATCCTCGCCGACTTCCTCATGCGCGTCCATGGTGTTTCATGGGACGTTGTTTCCGGTATTTATGAAGATACCCTTGTGGTTATCTTCCGGGGTGACGGCATGCGCAAGGATATGGGCAAATACGCGTCCAAGCTTTTTAATGACATCGGTTCCGCAGGCGGGCACAAGGCTGCTGCACGGGCTGAGGTCAAGCTGGAAGCACTTGAAGACGCCGATCCTGAATCCTTTGTGCTCAAGAAATTGACCAAGGGTAAAAAGACGGTCAAGCGCATCTGA
- the polA gene encoding DNA polymerase I has translation MALRDRLNFDGDPLYLIDGSAFFYRGFHAYPDLKRSDGTPTNALFFVLRTLLKIIKEEKPRYLVFMLDGKGKNFRHELYDQYKAQRPPMPEDLRSQIEPLKEGLNVLGVPLIVSNGDEADDCIASLAARYKSERPVVILGADKDLKQCLDENVYMWDPAGKKEKLTSLTDFREDTKLEPEQWADFQALVGDSADNIPGVPGVGKVTATKIMAEFPTLEEIRDNYDKLKPAIQKKMKDELENIFVYRELTRMRLDSCPECDLKQCELRSVDGDRAVEFMTTYEFRSLERDVKALFPAAGGASSSVPVPAAKTKKSASGQLSLFGEENPAPAAPENRLELKKVSSAAELPDFTGREVGLVREGNVFFIGFDGDEWMCKVSAAELVAAMQSAKTVVVADVKSFLRADHVWTEIPLSRWFDLSLAAYLLNPEERNYAWDRLRGMLFTADELPDAVDEVHPDAQGLAALALMHVLAPRVKSAGLDELIGNLETPLIPVLADMEEAGISIDLAAFADFLAEVNERINELTRIIHERAGEPFNIRSSQQMATVLFDTLGLKPGGKTPKGALSTANSVLEKLTGQHEIISDILEYRKMEKLRSTYLEPLPKLVNSDGRIHTNFNQLATATGRLSSSGPNLQNIPIRGDQGKRMRACFTAGEGLRLAAADYSQVELRVLAHFSGDPALVSAFEQDEDIHSRTAALLFDRDPADVTSDERRNAKTINFGLIYGMGPQKLSRELGIKINEAKEFIAKYFEKLDVLKGFYDSVVEQGKEKGYVTTLSGRRRLLPELHSTSQQVLSQARRQAINTVIQGSAADIIKMAMIKVAENPEIKHLGGRLILQIHDELLVEGPEENIEEIGKLLQQDMQTVATLAVPLKVDLGLGRNWAQAH, from the coding sequence ATGGCACTCAGAGATAGATTGAATTTTGACGGCGATCCCCTGTACCTTATTGACGGTTCAGCCTTTTTTTACCGCGGCTTCCACGCCTACCCGGACCTCAAACGTTCTGACGGTACGCCCACCAACGCCCTGTTTTTTGTGCTGCGGACCCTGCTCAAGATCATTAAGGAAGAAAAGCCCAGGTATTTGGTTTTCATGCTTGATGGGAAAGGTAAGAACTTTCGCCACGAGCTTTACGATCAATACAAAGCCCAGCGTCCGCCCATGCCCGAAGACCTGCGTTCCCAGATTGAACCGCTTAAGGAAGGGCTGAACGTTCTCGGCGTGCCGCTAATTGTTTCCAATGGCGACGAGGCTGACGACTGCATTGCCTCGTTGGCTGCCCGCTACAAGTCCGAACGTCCGGTGGTCATCCTCGGTGCGGATAAGGACCTCAAGCAGTGTCTTGATGAGAATGTCTACATGTGGGACCCGGCAGGGAAGAAGGAAAAGCTCACCTCGCTGACTGATTTCCGCGAAGACACCAAGCTGGAGCCGGAGCAGTGGGCCGATTTTCAGGCTCTTGTGGGCGATTCCGCTGATAATATTCCCGGTGTTCCCGGAGTGGGTAAGGTTACCGCCACCAAGATTATGGCCGAGTTTCCCACCCTTGAAGAGATTCGCGACAATTACGACAAGCTCAAGCCTGCCATCCAGAAAAAGATGAAGGATGAGCTGGAAAATATTTTTGTCTACCGCGAACTGACCCGCATGCGCTTGGACAGCTGTCCCGAATGTGACCTTAAGCAGTGCGAGCTTCGTTCTGTTGACGGGGACCGGGCCGTTGAATTCATGACCACCTACGAATTTCGTTCCCTTGAGCGTGACGTAAAAGCTTTGTTTCCTGCTGCGGGCGGAGCATCTTCTTCTGTTCCTGTTCCGGCGGCCAAGACTAAAAAATCCGCTTCCGGCCAGCTCTCCCTTTTCGGCGAGGAAAACCCGGCACCGGCTGCGCCTGAGAATCGTCTTGAGCTTAAAAAAGTATCATCCGCAGCTGAACTTCCTGATTTTACAGGCAGGGAAGTGGGGCTGGTCCGCGAGGGCAATGTTTTTTTCATCGGTTTTGATGGTGATGAGTGGATGTGCAAAGTCAGTGCTGCTGAGCTGGTGGCAGCAATGCAGTCTGCAAAGACTGTGGTTGTTGCGGATGTGAAATCTTTTTTACGGGCAGATCATGTCTGGACTGAGATTCCGCTTTCCCGCTGGTTTGATCTCAGTCTTGCCGCCTATCTGCTCAATCCCGAAGAACGCAATTACGCATGGGATCGTCTGCGGGGGATGCTTTTTACTGCCGATGAACTTCCCGATGCCGTGGATGAAGTCCACCCCGATGCGCAGGGGCTGGCCGCGCTTGCCCTCATGCATGTGCTGGCACCGCGTGTGAAATCCGCAGGGCTTGATGAACTTATCGGCAATCTGGAGACACCGCTTATTCCCGTGCTGGCCGATATGGAAGAGGCCGGGATCAGCATTGATCTGGCCGCTTTTGCCGATTTCCTTGCCGAGGTTAACGAGCGCATTAACGAACTTACCCGGATCATCCACGAGCGGGCCGGGGAGCCTTTTAACATCCGCTCCAGTCAGCAGATGGCCACAGTGCTTTTTGATACCCTCGGTCTCAAGCCCGGCGGCAAGACCCCCAAGGGTGCACTTTCCACAGCCAACTCCGTATTGGAAAAGCTGACCGGGCAGCATGAAATCATCAGTGATATCCTTGAATACCGGAAGATGGAGAAGCTGCGTTCCACCTATCTCGAACCGCTGCCCAAGCTGGTCAATTCCGACGGGCGCATTCATACAAATTTCAACCAGCTTGCCACCGCTACCGGACGCCTTTCCAGTTCCGGTCCCAACCTGCAGAACATCCCCATTCGCGGGGATCAGGGCAAGCGTATGCGGGCCTGTTTCACTGCCGGGGAAGGGTTGCGATTAGCCGCTGCCGACTATTCGCAGGTTGAACTGCGCGTACTTGCCCATTTTTCCGGGGACCCGGCCCTTGTGTCCGCCTTTGAGCAGGACGAGGATATCCACTCCCGTACAGCCGCGCTACTTTTTGACCGTGATCCGGCTGATGTTACCTCTGACGAGCGTCGTAATGCCAAGACCATCAACTTCGGTCTGATCTACGGCATGGGGCCGCAGAAGCTTTCCCGTGAGCTTGGCATCAAGATCAACGAAGCCAAGGAATTTATCGCCAAGTATTTTGAAAAGCTGGATGTGCTCAAGGGGTTTTATGATTCCGTGGTGGAGCAGGGCAAGGAGAAGGGATACGTGACCACTCTTTCCGGGCGTCGCCGTCTGTTGCCGGAACTTCATTCCACCAGCCAGCAGGTGCTTTCGCAGGCCCGCAGGCAGGCCATCAATACTGTCATTCAGGGCAGTGCCGCCGACATCATCAAAATGGCCATGATCAAGGTGGCTGAGAATCCCGAAATCAAGCATCTCGGCGGTAGGCTTATCCTGCAGATTCATGATGAACTTTTAGTGGAAGGTCCTGAAGAAAATATCGAGGAAATCGGTAAGCTGCTGCAGCAGGATATGCAGACCGTGGCAACACTCGCCGTGCCGCTCAAGGTCGATCTGGGCCTGGGCCGCAACTGGGCACAGGCGCATTAA
- a CDS encoding bifunctional adenosylcobinamide kinase/adenosylcobinamide-phosphate guanylyltransferase, with protein sequence MITFVLGGNKSGKSDYALDLFAEYSGRKCFIATGKARDMAFREQIMTHRKERDPSIPVLEAGPDLQQVLLKAREGYDHLLVDSLDFWLFSCSESSDGEQQIGEVVRLLSEWKGPDVVLVSCEVGLGPLAMTREVRSFVRRLGSLNRTMAAIADEVYLVAAGLPLTLKK encoded by the coding sequence TTGATTACATTTGTGCTGGGGGGCAATAAGTCGGGAAAATCAGACTACGCCCTCGACCTGTTTGCAGAATATTCCGGCCGGAAATGTTTTATCGCCACCGGGAAGGCCCGTGATATGGCTTTTCGGGAGCAGATCATGACCCACCGGAAAGAACGCGATCCGTCCATTCCGGTTTTAGAAGCCGGTCCGGACTTGCAACAGGTGCTGCTTAAGGCTAGAGAAGGGTACGACCACCTGCTGGTGGACAGTCTGGATTTCTGGTTGTTTTCCTGTTCCGAATCTTCGGACGGAGAGCAGCAGATCGGGGAGGTTGTCCGGCTTTTATCTGAATGGAAAGGGCCGGATGTTGTTTTGGTGTCTTGTGAGGTGGGCTTGGGTCCGCTGGCAATGACACGTGAAGTCCGCAGTTTTGTTCGCAGGCTCGGATCACTCAACCGTACAATGGCCGCAATCGCAGATGAAGTATATCTTGTGGCCGCAGGGTTGCCCCTTACCCTGAAGAAGTAA